From a region of the Campylobacter showae genome:
- a CDS encoding phosphoribosyltransferase, whose product MLKYPFEEFHKDVKIMVRDIKANFEPEVILAIARGGLTLGHFLASLLNNRNLFTLNSIHYEETQKLDTIDIFNIPDLSKFNKILIVDDMIDTGESMVAIKQELLKRFPHIELKIATIFYKRKALLLPDFTVREAHEWIEFFWEEQI is encoded by the coding sequence ATGCTAAAGTATCCGTTTGAGGAATTTCACAAAGACGTAAAAATAATGGTGCGAGATATCAAAGCAAATTTCGAGCCCGAGGTGATTTTGGCGATTGCCCGCGGCGGACTTACTTTGGGACATTTTTTAGCGAGCTTGCTAAATAACCGTAATCTTTTTACGCTAAACTCAATCCACTACGAAGAGACGCAAAAGCTCGATACCATCGATATCTTTAACATCCCTGATCTATCTAAATTTAATAAAATTTTGATAGTGGACGACATGATCGACACGGGGGAGAGTATGGTAGCCATAAAACAAGAGCTTTTAAAGCGCTTCCCGCATATCGAGCTAAAGATCGCGACTATCTTTTATAAACGAAAAGCGCTTTTGTTGCCTGATTTTACGGTAAGAGAGGCGCATGAGTGGATAGAGTTTTTCTGGGAAGAGCAAATTTAA
- a CDS encoding prepilin-type N-terminal cleavage/methylation domain-containing protein produces MKKAFTMLELVIVIVVIGILAAMVIPRLERDNLAEAVDQIASHIRYTQHLAMQDNKFSIDLANPANDTQWYRQRWTLSFNTGGFCGSKNTDWTYSVYFDGVGGFTGNLNSSNEAARDPQNPSKIMSAGWSSGASGGGCNNADSKYNITKKFGITRIDLSNGCGAANTTSISFDEFGRPMKKASTTGGGGATRGYDRILIASDNCFISIGTADKNATIYITPETGFTRVSY; encoded by the coding sequence ATGAAAAAAGCTTTTACTATGCTAGAGCTTGTCATTGTTATTGTTGTTATAGGAATTTTAGCTGCTATGGTGATACCAAGACTTGAACGTGATAATCTCGCTGAAGCTGTCGATCAAATAGCATCTCATATCAGATATACTCAGCATCTTGCTATGCAAGATAATAAATTTAGTATAGATTTGGCAAATCCGGCCAATGATACACAATGGTATAGACAAAGGTGGACTCTTTCTTTTAACACAGGTGGATTTTGTGGTAGTAAGAATACGGATTGGACATATAGTGTTTACTTTGACGGAGTAGGGGGTTTTACGGGGAATTTAAATAGTTCTAATGAGGCTGCAAGAGATCCTCAAAATCCTTCAAAAATTATGAGTGCAGGATGGAGTAGTGGCGCCTCGGGCGGAGGTTGCAATAATGCAGATAGCAAATATAATATAACAAAAAAATTCGGAATAACAAGAATTGATTTATCGAATGGCTGTGGCGCTGCCAATACAACATCAATATCGTTTGATGAATTTGGTCGCCCTATGAAAAAGGCTAGCACGACAGGTGGTGGGGGCGCTACAAGGGGATATGATAGAATATTGATTGCAAGTGATAATTGTTTTATTTCCATAGGAACTGCTGATAAAAATGCTACTATATATATAACACCTGAAACGGGCTTTACTAGAGTTTCGTATTGA
- a CDS encoding ArnT family glycosyltransferase, protein MLRSETFLLFIICLIDFCFLSYAISTLSISYYEADAFYNSPKISAVLARFSVEIFGQNDYALRLPFVICHIFSVALLYKVSKQILKRKFDRVVSAVVFVLLPATMASAILVNDAGIIIALSLLSIYLYQLRKMLAFYALLCVLPFISGAFLVYFSAIFIFAVYRRDAKMAWVAALLFALCFYLYGFDSGGKPRGHLLDTVSIFAAAFSPFIFVYFVYAMYRIWIKETKNLLWFVCITAFLFCLFLSIRQRLELENYLPFCVISVPILVRVFFSSYRVRLPMFRRGYKILASFAAFSLLVGFLFVLFNETLYGVLKDPTKHFVYRYHVAKELAKELKNEGVEKIFTDDKKLDLRLKFYGIDTRPDANLRLAILDQKDNYGNIAVYKFGVKIANFKIIKDD, encoded by the coding sequence ATGTTGCGCTCGGAAACGTTTTTACTTTTTATCATCTGCCTTATTGATTTTTGCTTTTTGTCGTATGCGATTAGCACGCTTAGCATTAGCTACTACGAGGCAGATGCGTTTTATAACTCGCCTAAAATTTCAGCTGTTTTGGCTAGATTTTCGGTCGAGATTTTCGGGCAAAACGACTATGCTTTGCGCCTTCCTTTTGTTATTTGCCACATTTTTAGCGTCGCGCTACTCTACAAGGTATCAAAGCAAATTTTAAAACGCAAATTTGACCGAGTAGTAAGCGCGGTCGTGTTTGTACTGCTTCCTGCGACGATGGCGTCGGCGATCTTGGTAAACGATGCCGGCATCATAATCGCGCTCTCGCTTTTGAGCATTTATCTCTATCAACTACGCAAAATGCTCGCTTTTTACGCGCTTTTGTGTGTATTGCCTTTTATTAGCGGCGCGTTTTTAGTTTATTTTTCGGCCATTTTTATATTTGCCGTCTATAGGCGCGACGCTAAGATGGCGTGGGTTGCGGCGCTACTTTTCGCGCTTTGCTTTTATCTTTACGGATTTGACTCGGGCGGCAAGCCTAGGGGTCATCTGCTTGATACCGTGAGTATTTTTGCCGCCGCGTTTTCGCCTTTTATCTTTGTCTATTTCGTCTATGCGATGTATAGAATTTGGATAAAAGAGACTAAAAATTTGCTCTGGTTCGTCTGCATAACGGCATTTTTGTTTTGCTTGTTTTTGTCGATCAGGCAGCGACTGGAGCTCGAAAACTACCTGCCTTTTTGCGTTATTTCGGTGCCGATTTTGGTTCGGGTATTTTTTAGCTCGTACCGTGTAAGACTACCGATGTTTAGACGTGGATATAAAATTTTAGCTTCATTTGCCGCGTTTTCTTTGCTCGTTGGGTTTTTGTTTGTACTTTTTAATGAAACGCTTTACGGCGTGCTAAAAGATCCGACCAAGCATTTTGTTTACAGATATCATGTAGCAAAAGAGCTTGCAAAAGAGCTAAAAAATGAGGGCGTAGAAAAAATTTTCACGGACGATAAAAAGCTAGATTTGAGACTTAAATTTTACGGCATAGATACGCGGCCGGACGCAAATTTGCGATTAGCAATTTTGGACCAGAAAGATAATTATGGTAATATAGCGGTCTATAAATTTGGCGTAAAAATCGCAAATTTTAAAATTATAAAAGATGATTAG